The Acidobacteriota bacterium genome contains the following window.
AGATTCTCGCGGGTTCGTATTTCGTGGCAGGGAATTATCCGGCATTCATTTTCCACTCGATCAAGAGCCTGTATTTTGAGCCGCGAAACATCAGTTATTTCCTTAAATTCGGCCGCCGTCCGTCGAATCGGCGAGGCGTAAAGGCCGAGGCGTAATTTGCATGGGTGGATCGATCCGAAAAACTCTTTACAAAATGGCGTGGGACACGCGTTGCCGTAATGTCGACGTCGCCCGTATCTTGAGGCCGTTTGTGAACGCGGAGACGACCGTGCTTGATGCGGGCTGCGGGGAATACGGATTGTCGGCGTTCGTCGCGGCGAAAAGCGTCGTCGGCGTCGATATTTTGCCGACGGATGTTAAGGTCGATGGCTTTACTTTCATTCACGGCAGCATCATCACGCTGCCGTTTGCAGAGCGCTCGTTTTCGGTCGCGGCATTGGTCGATGTGCTGGAACATCTGCCTGAAGGCCTGCGGCCCGAGGCGATCAGGCAGCTTGTTCGGGTCGCTAAAGATACGATAATCATTACTTTTCCGGCTGGGAAAATTGCCCGCGAGATTGATGAAGCTTTTAATACTAAGCTTGTCGCATCGCACCAGGAAGTTCCTGACTGGCTGTCGGAACATCTTGAAAATCCGTATCCGGATGCGAATGAAGTTGCAGAAATGCTCAGAACTGAGGCCGAAAATACCGGGGGGAAAATAAAGGTCACGATCCACCATTCCGAACATCTCTCAGTCGCAAGATTTCTGAGAAATGCAGCATCGACCTCAAAATACCT
Protein-coding sequences here:
- a CDS encoding methyltransferase domain-containing protein; amino-acid sequence: MGGSIRKTLYKMAWDTRCRNVDVARILRPFVNAETTVLDAGCGEYGLSAFVAAKSVVGVDILPTDVKVDGFTFIHGSIITLPFAERSFSVAALVDVLEHLPEGLRPEAIRQLVRVAKDTIIITFPAGKIAREIDEAFNTKLVASHQEVPDWLSEHLENPYPDANEVAEMLRTEAENTGGKIKVTIHHSEHLSVARFLRNAASTSKYLYLFGNLAAGFLLPLMPKASEANGYRAIILAEFKND